Proteins encoded within one genomic window of Catharus ustulatus isolate bCatUst1 chromosome 10, bCatUst1.pri.v2, whole genome shotgun sequence:
- the NMD3 gene encoding 60S ribosomal export protein NMD3 yields MEYLPAPAAPAQGHILCCQCGVPIPPNPANMCVGCLRAQVDITEGIPKQGTVHFCKQCERYLQPPGTWIQCALESRELLALCLKKIKASLSKVRLIDAGFIWTEPHSKRLKLKLTVQKEVMNGAVLQQVFVVEYVVQSQMCEDCHRIEAKDFWKAVVQVRQKTLHKKTFYYLEQLILKHRLHQNTLRIKEIHDGLDFYYSSKQHAQKMVDFLQCTVPSRSKSSQRLISHDIHSNVYNYKSTFSVEIVPICKDNVVCLSPKLAQSLGNMNQICVCIRVTSTIHLIDPRTLQIAEVDGNTYWRHPFNSLFHPKQLEEFIIMDISRVQEKKKGAGAGARSNKHTLAEAWVRKTSELDTDHQYFCCTHLGHILNPGDLVLGFDLANCNLNDEFANKMNPQHIPDVVLIKKSYDRSRRQRRRNWKLKELERDREATDTDDERQYQDFLEDLEEDETIRKNVNIYRNADIPVESDTDDDGAPRISLAEMLEDLHISQDATGGEGAEMLTE; encoded by the exons ATGGAGTACCTGCCTGCCCCGGCCGCCCCGGCGCAGGGACACAT cctgtgctgccagtGCGGCGTCCCCATCCCGCCCAACCCGGCCAACATGTGCGTGGGCTGCCTGCGGGCCCAGGTGGACATCACCGAGGGCATCCCCAAGCAGGGCACGGTGCATTTCTGCAAGCAGTGCGAGAG GTATCTGCAGCCTCCAGGAACCTGGATCCAGTGTGCCTTAGAATCCAGAGAACTTCTGGCTTTGTGTCTGAAGAAAATCAAAGCTTCCCTGAGCAAG GTCCGGCTCATTGATGCAGGATTCATTTGGACAGAACCACATTCTAAGAGGCTGAAGCTCAAACTGACTGTTCAGAAAGAG GTGATGAATGGGGCAGTTCTGCAGCAGGTGTTTGTGGTGGAGTACGTTGTTCAGTCCCAGATGTGTGAAGACTGCCACAGGATTGAAGCCAAGGATTTCTGGAAGGCTGTGGTGCAAGTCAGGCAAAAG aCTCTGCACAAAAAGACTTTTTACTATTTGGAGCAGCTGATTTTGAAGCACAGGCTCCATCAAAACACACTAAGGATCAAAGAAATCCATG ATGGCCTGGATTTTTATTACTCTTCCAAGCAACATGCCCAGAAGATGGTGGATTTCCTTCAGTGTACAGTTCCATCCAG GTCCAAGTCATCCCAACGTTTGATCTCCCACGACATTCACAGCAATGTCTACAACTACAAAAGCACTTTCTCTGTGGAAATTGTTCCCATATGCAAG GACAATGTTGTGTGTCTGTCACCCAAGCTGGCCCAAAGTCTGGGCAACATGAACCAGATCTGTGTGTGCATCAGAGTGACCAGCACCATCCACCTGATCGACCCCAGAACTCTGCAGA TTGCTGAAGTTGATGGGAACACCTACTGGCGTCACCCCTTCAACAGCCTGTTCCACCCCAAGCAGCTGGAGGAGTTCATCATCATGGACATCAGCAGGgtccaggagaagaaaaagggagctggggcaggggctcGCTCAAACAAG CACACTCTGGCTGAAGCCTGGGTCAGGAAAAcctcagagctggacacagaTCACCAATATTTCTGCTGTACTCACCTGGGACACATCCTGAATCCTGGAGACCTGGTCTTGGG CTTCGACTTGGCCAACTGCAACTTGAATGATGAATTTGCCAACAAGATGAACCCCCAGCACATTCCTGATGTG gtGCTGATCAAGAAGAGCTACGACCGCTCCCGGCGGCAGCGCCGCAGGAACTggaagctgaaggagctggagagggacagggaagcCACAGACACAGATGATGAAAG ACAATACCAGGACTTCCTGGAAGATCTGGAAGAGGATGAGACCATAAGGAAGAATGTCAACATTTACAGAA aTGCAGATATTCCAGTGGAGAGTGACACAGATGATGATGGAGCTCCAAGGATCAGCCTGGCTGAAATGCTGGAAGATCTCCACATTTCCCAGGATGCCactggaggggagggagcagaaaTGCTGACAGAGTAA